GGCGTTTTCCGACCCGGCAGGCGCGTTCTTTGTCAGTTCTTCAACCAGTTCCAGCACCTTGCGGCTGGACTCTGAAATCTGCGATTCGGCAGCCTTGGTGAGTTCTGTCTGCACGTCGGTGGCGATGCCGGCCAGATGACGGGCATAGGCTTGCGCTTTTTCAGCAGCCGGTTGTGCAAATGCAGCACTCACCGACAGCCATTCCTGCGGGTCTTTTGCTGCGAATAATTGCTTCGCTGCAACATTGGATTCTTCGAGGGCGGTTTTTGCAACGGCGATGTTCAGGTCGGCGATCTTGCCGACGCTTTCAAATGCCTTGTTGGTCAGGCTGGAAATCAGGGCCAATTGAGCTTCAACGCTTGCTTTGGATGCTGCGGAAAATTGCTCAGGAATGGTAAACATGTACTTCCCCTTATGAGAAAAGAATCGGTCGATGAGTTGTGTCGATGAAGAGGTGAAAATCAC
The Noviherbaspirillum cavernae DNA segment above includes these coding regions:
- the phaP gene encoding TIGR01841 family phasin (Members of this family are phasins (small proteins associated with inclusions such as PHA granules). Note that several different families of phasins have been named PhaP despite very little sequence similarity to each other.) codes for the protein MFTIPEQFSAASKASVEAQLALISSLTNKAFESVGKIADLNIAVAKTALEESNVAAKQLFAAKDPQEWLSVSAAFAQPAAEKAQAYARHLAGIATDVQTELTKAAESQISESSRKVLELVEELTKNAPAGSENAIALLKSAIGNANAGYEQFTKNTKQAVESLEANLNNAVSQFAQPAATKAAGRASVKK